A stretch of DNA from Triticum dicoccoides isolate Atlit2015 ecotype Zavitan chromosome 2A, WEW_v2.0, whole genome shotgun sequence:
CAAATGACTCTCTAAGCTGCAGCATGAATGGGTTGCAACAAGTTACTACGTGAACATATCTGACGTACCTAATCAAAATAGCACATTTTTGTAACAATGCTGAACACCTTTTCATAAAGAGGAACTGACTGGGAGACATCAGGTTTTTCCTGCTGAGACATTTGTACTTCAAAATATTTTGTTAGTTCAGGACTAACAACACCATCCATTTTTGCCACAGGAAATATAGATGCAAGGGTTTTCTTCTTTGGAGCGCCAATAACTTGCCTTGAAAAAGCTTTTACTGTTCCAAACAGATCAAGAAAGAAGGTTCAATATATAGTTAGTGGAGATAATATACAAGGAAATAAAACATCCTTGTAGGGGAAACAACAGTTTCCAATACCTCTCTTGTAAGGCTTGATCTTTAGGTTGCTAGGTTCATGCGGATCCAAAGATTTATATGGATCTTCATCATCAGAATCATCCCCAAGATCTGGGCACCCAGGGTCTTCATCATCTGGTGGGGGCATGATGATAGGAGAATTGTGGTCAACAGGATGATGAGGCCAGCTATCTTCTTGACTTTGATCTGCTATCATTTCATGAGATTGCTCGCTGTCCTGAGTTGGATCTATATTTTCATCTCGGGCTTTCCCTGGAGTTCGTCTACGAGCAGTACCCCCTGATCTTACATTTGGGGAAGTGAAGACATTGTTTCGGGCTTTCCCAGGAGTTCGTCTATGAGCCAAAATATCTTCTTTGCATGATTTTTTTCCTTGCAAAAATTCAAAAACAGCTGGTGCGTCACATGGATCCAGCAGGAGGAAATCTCCGAAGAAACCACATGTTGCTAACTGCAATAAAGAAACAACTAGACTAGTTTAGTACGGCAGTACATGCTACCAGTCTCAGTTGCAATTAAAGAAATGCAGGATTACCAAATATGAATCCAGTTCGCTTGCTTCGCTATCGACACAGTCTCCTTCGAACACTAGAAGATTTGCTGGTGGCCTCACAATTTTTCTTCGCAGATCATCCTGGTCAAGGTTGTTATCCAAAGTGGTCCTTGTTTCCGCTGGCAATTTAGAAGGGGCGATATATGCTTGGTTTCATGTCATTTGAAGTAAACATATGACTGGTAAAACCGCAGGAGGTCCACTTACCTGGGACATCATCTAAACCCATAAACATATCATCTTCTTTGTTGGCAGTAGTGCTAGGACCATTTTCGTTAGCTTCAGCAGATCCCTTTTCTTGTTGATCTTGCCTGGTATAGTTCAAATGTTAGACTATTCGCAAAAAATGCACTAGGGTGGTCAAAGAGGAAATTGCAGGCCCGTAATTTGGCAACCGTCCAAACAAGGGCTGATGTTTCAGACACAAACCAGATATATAAGAGATAATCTGAAAGCACAAACTCTACTAGGGTTTATATCTAGCAGACACCAACAATTGCTTCTGCACCGTTAATTTTAACATAGTTAATTAGTTTAGAAATTCTATAGCTCCCTAAATCAGGGCCCTTATTGTTAACCTGACATGTCATGCTCTGAAATAAGATGTGCAAGAAAGCTATAGTTGCCAGCAGATATGTCACTGTCTGGCAGTTTGAGGCCCATTTCATTTAAGATGTGCAACGTCCAAGTCTCAGCAAGGTAGCATATACAGATAAGGCTAAGACAAAGCTGGTATATCCTTACTTATTTTGCGAGAGAAATTCCAGCGCATGTAGCACCAATGAGTACAGGTACTCCACCTTGCGGCTGTAAACTTGAACTGAACCTTGGAGCAATAGCGCAGCTGCACATGAAGTGGCCACATATTACCAGCGCAGTAGAAGGGTTTACAAGAAGAAAGGAACTTTCTTTCAGTGCAAAATCCCTGATTTAATTAGCATGGGCCTCAAGAAGCcttcgcaaagaagaagaagaagaagaagaaaaggagttcCAGGTTTTGTAAGCACCTGGGGAAGAACCacaaaatccaccgaaaagaagctACTTCGTTAAAGCTCATTCGAGCAAAATAATAAAACCACCCAAAAAGCACACAAATTCCAACTATTAGTCTTTCTACCCTCCCAATTTTCAAACAAATCCTGGCACACTGCGCCACCCGTAAAAGAAAGCCCACGCCTTCGCCGCAAGAAACACGGTTACCATCCACACAGCCATACCTTCGGCGAAGTTGAAGCTGTGGGCCCCGTCTTCGGCGGAGATCTCGCCTGAGCAGATCTTGAGGAGGTACTCCTCGAGGCTCTTGGCGACGTCCACCTCCCAGTTCGACTCCGGGTCCCGGTTCGCCTGCAGTATCGGGAACCTCCCCCCGCTCGTGCTCCCCtcaccgccggcgccggcgccgccgctgCCGTCCTCCATGACTCCCCCTCTGGCAACGAAGTTACTGGGCGCGAAGAGGTATTCTTGCGGGATGGTGGCTCGGGATCCAATGGGCGTGGACCGCGGGCGGTGAGGGTGCTTGGAAGCGGgaaggggaaggggggaggaagcAAGGGGGCTAGGGTTGGAAGAGGATTGGGGAATTTTCGGATTTCGGAGGTCTCCCGCTCGATGGAATTTGTGACGGCGGGATCTGAGTTTCGGTGAAGGGCCGTTTCGCAGTTTTGGAAGTAGTCTAGGGATGAAGTGAACAACCGATGTTTCGCGACGAACCCCCTGGTTTTCGCACTATCGTGATGACAACCCTATTCGCCGTGGTTTAACTAGTAGTATCTTCCTaaagaaatatactccctccgtccgcgaataggTGTACATATAGTTTTTGGTCTTaatcaaaattttaaaattttgaccaactttatagaaaataaTAGTAATACATATGACATCAAATTggtatattatgaaagtacatttcaAAACGGATCTAGTGATATTAATTTAGTGCTATAAATGCTTTTACTTTTTCTTAGAAAGTTGGTCGAAATTTTAACACGTTaacttaagacaaaagctagatgtacacttattcgcggacggagggagtaagagcGTACTAAAGGCTCCCGCTAGCGCCTAAGAGCGGCTCAAAAAGAACTGGAGAAGTTGACGCAAGGAGAATACACGGTTGAATCAAAGGTGAAGCCAAATTATCTCACACTTTTGATTGAAAACCTTCTTAAACTGGAGGAAATTTACTGGGCGCAGCGCGGACGGGTGAACTGGCTGAGGAGGGGAGATCGGAACGCCAAATATTTTAAGCAGCTTGCTTCTGCTCGTAGGCGTCGTAATTTAATAAAGAATCTGAAAGATAATATAACAATTGGATTGAGGGTAATGATAACCTCAaactcatcatttttttattatttccagagTATTTTCCGTTCAAACACATGTGTGATTGATAAGGGGTTGATAGCTATTGTGAAGTCATTGGTTACGGAGGACATGAACAAGATCTTAACCGCTTCGTATACGCAAGAGGAAGTAAAGAAGGCACTATTTCAAATAGGTGACATGAAGGCGCCCGGGCCTGATGGGCTTCATGCCATCTTCTTTAGGCCTCGTTTGGTAGAAGCGGGTCGGGGGGGGTTTCAGCGGATTTTCCTCGCGTGGCCCAGAAACCACGCAAAACCCCGAAGGCCCTTTTGATACGCGAGGATTCCACGGCCCAAACCCCTCTGAGCCTCGTCTGATACCATGTTTCCACGTGGTTTTCAGCCCTCGAGGGGGGACTCGGGGATTTGCAGGGGACAACGCCGCCGCCCCCCGCTCAACATGCTTCGCCGCCTGCTCAACATGCCGCCGCCACCGTCGGACTCCTCAAGACGCCGTCGCCCGCTGCCTCGACGTCGGCGTATCTCCTCCGGCATACCCCCGGCTGTAAGTCCTCGCCTCGCCTCTCCGCCTGTCCCCTCGTCATCTAGGTTTCTTCCACCTCTCGGCCATGGTTGCCGCCTCGTCCTCCGTGGAGAGCTCGCAAAGCACGCTGTCTCCGAGGGCACCAAGTTCACATCCTCGTATATGCATCTCTAGCAACTGTAGTTGGGTGTTATTTATCAAGAATTAGTGTCGCTCTATGGAAATTGGTGGAATATTGTTTAGTTTGTAGTTGGGATGGTGATGTTGTCGTGTTATGTGACTGATCGATCTGAAACGGCGATGATCTGGTGCATcttttgggaaaccttggtttctgTACTAGTTGtccttgttggggaacgcaatatttcaaaaataatcctatgatcacgcaagatctatccaggagatgcataacaacgagagaggaaagtgtgtctacgtaccctcgtagaccgaaagcggaagcgttaagtaatgtggttgatgtagtcgaacgtcttcgcgatccaaccgatcaagtaccgaatgcacggcacctccgcgatctgcacacgttcagctcggtgacatccctcgaactctagatccagctgaggccgaaggagagtttcgtcagcacgacagcgtgttgacagtgatgatgaagttaccgacgcagggcttcgcctatgcactacgacaatatgactgaggtggaaatctatggaggggggcaccgcacacggctaagaaatcaacttgtgtgtctatggggcgccccctcccctatatataaaggaggggaggaggggccgGCTGGCCTCATGGGGCATGccccaagggggggaatcctactcctactaggagtaggttcccccctttcctagtccaactaggaggggaaggaaagagaaagagggagagaaggaaagccccccccccccaattcagattgggcttggggagggcgcctccacctggccgcctcctcctctcttccaataaggcccatgaaggcccattaaccctccagggggttccggtaaccccccggtacttcagAAAATGTCtgaacctatccgaaacctttccggtgtccaaacataaccttccaatatatcaatctttatgtctcggccattttgagactcctcgtcatgtccgtgatcacatccgggactccgaacaaccttcggtacatcaaatcatataactcacaatacataacttcatcaaactttaagcgtgcggaccctacgggttcgagaactatgtagacatgaccgagactcatctccgatcaataaccaatagtagaacttggatgctcatattggttcctacatattctacgaagatctttatcgctcaaaccgcataacaacatatgttgttcccttttgtcatcggtatgttacttgcccgagattcgatcgtcggtatcatcatacctagttcaatatcgtcaccgacaagtctctttactcgttctgtaatgcatcatcccgtaactaactcattactcacattgcttgcaaggcttatagtgatgtgcattaccgagagggcccagagatacctctccgacaatcgaagtgacaaatcctaatctcgatctatgccaactcaacaaacaccattggagacacctgtagagcatctttataatcacccggttacgttgtgacgtttgatagcacactaagtgttcctccggtattcgggagttgcataatctcatagtcataggaacatgtataagtcatgaagaaagcaatagcaataaactaaacgatcatagtgctaagctaacggatgggtctagtccatcacatcattctctaatgatgtgatctcgttcatcaaatgacaacacatgtccatggctaggaaacttaaccatctttgactaacgagctagtcaagtagaggcatactagggacactctgtttgtctatgtattcacacatgtactaagtttccggttaatacaattctagcatgaataataaacatttatcatgatataagtaaatataaataacaactttattattgcctctaggtcatatttccttcagtctcccacttgcactagagtcaataatctagattacacagtaatgattctaacacccatggagtcttggtgctgatcatgttttgctcgtgagagaggcttagtcaacgggtctgcaacattcagatccgtatgtatcttgcaaatctctatgtctccctccttgacttgatcgcggatggaattgaagcgtctcttgatgtgcttggttctcttgtgaaatctggatttctttgtgatacgtctccaacgtatctataatttttgattgctccatgctatattatctactgttttggacattattgggctttattatcaacttttatactatttttgggactaacctattaaccagaggcccgacccagaattgctgtttttgcctgttttagggtttcgaagaaaaggaatatcaaacggagtccaaacagaatgaaaccttcgggaacgtgattttctcaacgaacaagacccaggagacttggaccctacgtcaagacacaaaagaggaggccacaaggtagggggcgcgcctaccccccaggcgcgccctccaccctagtgggccccctgttgctccacctacgtacccccaaacgatcagatacggagccaaaaccctaactccaccgccgcaactttctgtatccatgagatcccatcttgggcatgttccggagctccgcgggagggggcatcgatcacggagggcttctacatcaacaccatagcccctctgatgaagtgtgagtagttcacctcaaacctatgggtccatagttattagctagatggcatcttctctctttttggatctcaatacaatgttctccccctctcttgtggagaactattcgatgtaatcttctttttgcggtgtgtttgttgagatcgatgaattgtggttttatgatcaagtctaactatgaacaatatttgaatcttctctgaattcttttatgtatgattggttatctttgcaagtctcttcgaattatcagtttggtttggcctactagattgatctttcttgcaatgggagaagtgcttagctttgggttcaatcttgcggtgtcctttcccagtgaaagtaggggcagcaaggcacgtattgtattgttgccattgaggatcacaagatggggttttcatcacattgcatgagtttatccctctacatcatgtcatcttgcttaaggcgttactctgtttttaacttaatactctagatgcatgatggatagcggttgatgagtggagaatagtagtagatgcaggcaggagtcggtctacttgtctcggacgtggtgcctatatacatgatcatgcctagatattctcataactatgctcaattctgtcaattgctcaacagtaatttgttcacccaccgtagaatacttatgctttcgagagaagccactagtgaaacctatggcccccgggtctatcttcatcatattaatctcctactacttagttatttcctttgcttttactttactttgcatctttatcacaaaaataccaaaaatattatcttaccatatctatcagatctcactctcgtaagtggcctgtagggattgacaaccccttatcgcgctggttgcgaggatttatttgttttgtgcaggtgcgagggactgacgcgtagcctcctactggattgataccttggttctcaaaaactaagggaaatacttacgctactttgctacatcatcccttcctcttcggggaaaaccaacacagtgctcaagaggtagcaagaaggatttctggcaccgttgccggggaggtctacgcaaaagtcaacataccaagtacccatcacatacccttatctcccgcattacattatttgccatttgcctcttgttttcctctcccccacttcacccttgccgttttattcgccctctctctctatcctccctctctttctctatttgcctctttttgcccgcttgctttttgtttgcttgtgtgttagtttgcttgcttgtcgttatggctagtaccttatcttctccgttatctcccgagaatgaaattctaaattttaagcaaatggagggggaaaatctaaaagacgcttggtagaatttgcaatgctcaaaatagatgtaccaggaagcaatctactttcgttcttcttcgcaatttttatgtaggcattactccttggcatagatatgtccttgatactattactagagggaacttcttgggtagccatacttttgattcttataatgctatgatagatttgtttggctcaccccctcttttggttaattgaactgtattaactttggagcatgtaatgcaaagacttgaaattattgaaaataaggttgctaccgtagagttaattgaaaacttggacaaaaagatccacaatcgaatctctcaatatggatctaaagtaggagtcactttgaaaaatattaaagagaaggaacccatagttaatgagaaaataaatcacgattccactagaattgataaacttgaggatattattaccaacttgggaaccgctttttctttcgTAAAGAATACACCAAGTCCGCCtgctaaaatttccaagcttatgtatgttcctaaaaataagggtgaatcctctagtaaggaaactgcggatctcaaatctataagtgttcatcccaatctttttgctatcattaaggaaccatttgttacaaatgattttttcgatcttgtgcctaaaagtttgataataaataaaaagaaataaattcctaaagatggtagatgactcattgaataattgcctaccaaagatggcaatacctggatctatccttgcttgttatgcctagctaggggcgttaaacgatagcgcttgttgggaggcaacccaattctatttttattccttgccttttcctcctgtttagtaataaataatttatctagcctatgttttggttttttgtgtgtttaattagtgtttgtgccaagtagaaccgttgggaagacttggggaaagtcttgttacacttgctgtaaaaaaacagaaactatagcgctcatgagaactgctgccatttttatttggaaagtgctatttagttaattctttttgaagatgattaatatataaattcctcacgtccatcaatttattttagaatttttggggttccagatattgcgctagctacagattactacaaattgttctgtttttaacagattctgtttttcgtgtgttgtttgcttattttgatgaatctatggctagtaaaatagtttataaaccatagagaagttggaatacagtaggtttaacatcaatataaataaataatgagttcattacagtaccttgaagtggtcttttgttttcttccgctaacggagctcacgagattttctactttaagttttgtgttgtgaagttttcaagttttgggtaaagatttgatggattatggaacaaggagtggcaagagcctaagcttggggatgcccatggcacccccaatataatctaaggacacctaaaagccaaagcttggggatgccctggaaggcatcccctcttacttggagctatatttttattcgccacatgatatgtgttttgcttggagcgtattgtatgatttgagtctttatttgttagtttaccacaatcatccttgttgtacacaccttttgagagagccataaatgatttggaatttgttagaatactctatgtgcttcgcttatatcttttgagttatatagttttgctctagtacttcacttatatcttttagagcacggtggtggatttgttatatagaaactattgatctatcatgattcacttagattattttgagagtcttaaatagcatggtaatttgcttaaaatcctaatatgcttggtatacaagattaataataaaactttcttatgagtgtgttgaatactatgagaagtttgatgcttgataattgttttgagatatgaagatggtgatattaaagttgtgctagttgagtagttgtgaatttgaagaatacttgtgttaaagtttgtgattcccgtagcatgcacgtatggtgaaccgttatgtgatgaagtcggagcatgatttatttattgattgtcttccttatgagtggcggtcgaggacgagcgatcgtcttttcctaccaatatatccccctaggagcatgcgcgtaatactttgctttcacaacttgtagatttttgcaataagtatatgagttctttatgactaatgttgagtccatggattatacgcactctcacccttccaccattgctagcctctctaataccgcgcacctttcgccggtatcatacacccaccatataccttcctcaaaacagacaccatacctacctattatggcatttccatagccattctgagatattattacgatgcaactttccaccgttccgtttattatgacacactccatcattgtcatattgcttagcatgatcatgtagttggcatagtatttgtggcaaagccaccattcataattctttcatacatgtcactcatgagtcattgcatatcccggtacaccgccggtcatattttgttctaagtatcgagttgtaagaaaataaaagtgtgatgatcgtcattattagagcattgtcccagtgaggaaagaatgatggagactatgattcccccacaagtcgggatgagactctggacgaaaaataaaaaagaaagaaagaaaagaggccataaaaaaagagaaaaggcccaaataaaaaatgagagaaagagagaaggggcaatgctactatccttttaccacacttgtgcttcaaagtagcaccatgatattcatagtagtgagtctctcattttgtcactttcatatactagtgggaaattttcattatagaactaggcttgtatattccaatgatgggcttcctcaaaatgccctaggtcttcatgagcaagcgagttggatgcacacccacttagtttctttttgatctttcatatacttatagctctagtccatccgttgcatggcaatccctactcactcacattgatatttattgatgggcatctccattgcccgttgatacgcctagttgatgtgagactatcttctcctttttgtcttctccacaaccaccattctattccacctatagtgctatatccatggctcacgctcatgtattacgtgaagattgaaaaagttttgagaatgtcaaaagtatgaaacaattgcttggcttgtcatcggggttgtgcatgatttaaatactttgtgtggtgaagatagagcatagcctaactatatgattttgtagggataactttatttggccatgttattttgagaagacataattgctttgttagtatgcttgaagtattattatttttatgtcaatatgaacttttgtcttgaatctttcagatctgaatattcataccgcaattaagaagaattacattaaaattatgccaagtagcactccgcatcaataattctgtttttatcatttacctactcgaggacgagcaggaattaagcttggggatgcttgatacgtctccaatgtatctataatttttgattgctccatgctatattatctactgttttggacattattgggctttattat
This window harbors:
- the LOC119354308 gene encoding condensin-2 complex subunit H2-like, whose translation is MEDGSGGAGAGGEGSTSGGRFPILQANRDPESNWEVDVAKSLEEYLLKICSGEISAEDGAHSFNFAEAALLLQGSVQVYSRKVEYLYSLVLHALEFLSQNKQDQQEKGSAEANENGPSTTANKEDDMFMGLDDVPAETRTTLDNNLDQDDLRRKIVRPPANLLVFEGDCVDSEASELDSYLLATCGFFGDFLLLDPCDAPAVFEFLQGKKSCKEDILAHRRTPGKARNNVFTSPNVRSGGTARRRTPGKARDENIDPTQDSEQSHEMIADQSQEDSWPHHPVDHNSPIIMPPPDDEDPGCPDLGDDSDDEDPYKSLDPHEPSNLKIKPYKRVKAFSRQVIGAPKKKTLASIFPVAKMDGVVSPELTKYFEVQMSQQEKPDVSQSVPLYEKLRESFETGEVNCHISGDLKDDKQTNNFDDIDGPDTPNDPYVDMDIDDDMPSYSDKIDDDVVRVTQDSMDGHKSLDDLCRSHLDALLASIAEAEQQTELDARVSTWKERIELALEEQDRNPPFDIGLYGEQILDTLSSRTDTGIASFSEIVSSKPKYEVARTFSALLQLVNGRSVDLDKGQATNDLVCYTAVNPFHVKLIGPNRRPEMEARFARKRVKSPQRSCGEEGEPSRVQPNSSKKQPPKNGKVSVKAAVRLTPEGKRRRKSAQLLQPFNLESS